TCGAGGACATCCTGGAGTCGCGCGACCCGGGCAGCGGCATCGACTCGCTCAACTGGATGGACGCGACCTCGATCGCCGAGCTGATCCGCGACGAGCACCCGCAGATCATCGCCACCATCCTGATCCACCTGGACCGCCAGAAGTCGTCGGAGGTGCTGGGCCTGTTCACCGACCGCCTGCGCAACGACGTGATCCTGCGTATCGCCACCTTCGGCGGCGTGCAGCCGGGCGCGCTGCAGGAGCTGACCGACGTGCTGACCAAGCTGCTGGCGGGCCAGAGCCTGAAGCGCAGCCGCATGGGCGGCGTGCGCACCGCGGCGGAGATCATCAACCTGATGAGCACCGCGCACGAAGAGGCGGTCATCGACGGCGTGCGCCTGCACGACGGCGACCTGGCGCAGAAGATCATCGACGAGATGTTCCTGTTCGAGAACCTGCTGGAGGTCGACGACCGCGGCATCCAGCGCGTGCTCAAGGAAATCGCCACCGAGTCGCTCATCGTCGCGCTCAAGGGCGCGCCGTCGGAATTGCGCGACAAGTTCATCCGCAACATGTCCACGCGCGCCGGCGAGATGCTGCGCGAGGACCTGGATGCGCTCGGCCCGGTGCGCGTGTCGCAGGTCGAAGCCGAGCAAAAGGCCATCCTGCAGGTGGTGAGACGCCTGGCGGATGCGGGCGAAGTCCAGATCGGCGGAGGCGACGATGCCTATGTCTGATGCATTACCCGAGCGCGGCCTGAATGCACAGCACGCACAGCACGCACCGAACGCACAGCACGCGCCGAACGCACTGAGCGCACGCCGCGCGGTACGGGGCGATCCCCCTGACAGCGCGCACGGCGGCTTCGCGCCGTTCGAGCCGCCGCGCCGCGCGCGCGGTGGTGGCGCCGGCTGGCAGCGCTGGCAGATGGGCTCGCTCGACCCGCGCGATGCGCGCAACAACGCGCCCGAGACGCCTGCCGACCTCTTGCCGGCCGAGCCCGCGCCACCGCCGATCGATTTCGCGGCGCTGGATGCGATGCGCGAGGGCGCGCGCAAGGAAGGCTATGCGCAGGGCTACACGCAGGGACAGACTCAGGGCTATGGCGACGGCCACCGCGAAGGCTATTCGCGCGGGCTGGAAGCGGCGCGCAACGAGGCCGCGCAGCTGCAGGCGCTGGCCACCAATTTCCGCAGCGCGCTGACGGGCGTCGACGATCAGGTCGCGCGCGCGCTGGTGACGCTGGCGCTGGATGTGGCGCGCCAGCTGGTGCGCACCACGGTTGCCGGGGATCCCTCGGTGCTGCTGCCCGCGGTGCGCGAGCTGCTGGCCAGCGAGCCCGCGCTGCAGGGCTCGCCCAGCGTGCTGCTGCATCCTGACGACGTTGCGCTGGTCGAGGCGCACCTGCAGGGCGAACTCGAAGCCGCGGGCTGGACCGTACGACCGGATCCGACGGTGGCGCGCGGCGGCTGCATTGCCAGCGCCGCCAGCGGCGAGCGCGACGCGACGCTGGCCACGCGCTGGACGCGCGTGGCCAAGGCGCTGGGGCGCGACGATCCGTGGGAGCCGCCGCATGACTGAGGCCGCCGCACCAGTCGGACAAGCCGCGCCGGATGGCGCATCGAGCCGGCATACGCAACGCTGGATCGGCGCGCTCGAAACCGCATCGGCCGGCATTGCCGGCCTCGACAGCAAGCGCAGCTGCGGCCGCCTGACGCGTGCCGCGGGGCTGGTGCTCGAGGCCGTGGGCCTGCGCCTGCCGGTGGGCAGCGACTGCCTGATCGAACTGCCCGCCGGTCAGTTCATCGCCGACAGCAACGCACCCCGCACCGCCGAAGCGGAAGTGGTGGGCTTCGGTGCCGACCGCCTTTACCTGATGCCGCAATCCGACGTGGTCGGCCTGCTGCCGGGCGCCCGCGTCTATCCGCTGGAGCCGTCGCCGCAGCCGGCCGGCACCGCCGCGCCGCGCGAGCCGGGCTCCAAGCGCCTGCCCGTCGGCGCGGGCCTGCTCGGCCGCGTGCTCGATGCCGCGGGCCGCCCGCTCGATGGCCTGGGCCCGCTGGCCGCGGCAATGGAAGTGCCGCTGGCCGGCGAGCAGATCAACCCGCTGATGCGCGCACCTATCGAAACCGTGCTCGATACCGGCGTGCGTGCCATCAACGGCATGCTGACGGTGGGGCGCGGCCAGCGCATGGGCCTGTTCGCGGGCTCGGGCGTGGGCAAGAGCGTGCTGCTGGGCATGATGGCGCGCTACACCAGCGCCGACGTGATCGTGGTCGGCCTGATCGGCGAGCGCGGCCGCGAGGTCAAAGAATTCATCGAGAACATCCTGGGGCCGGAGGGCCGCCGCCGCTCCGTGGTCGTGGCGGCGCCGGCCGATTGCTCGCCGCTGCTGCGCATGCAGGGCGCCGTCTATGCAACCCGGCTCGCCGAGTATTTCCGCGACCAGGGCCAGCATGTGCTGCTGATCATGGATTCGCTGACGCGCTACGCCATGGCGCAGCGCGAGATCGCGCTGGCGATCGGCGAACCGCCCGCGACCAAGGGCTATCCGCCGTCGGTCTTCGCCAAGCTGCCGACGCTGGTCGAGCGCACCGGCAATGGCCCCGAGGGCGGCGGCTCGATCACCGCGTTCTACACCGTGCTGACCGAAGGCGACGACCAGCAGGACCCGATCGCCGATTCGGCGCGAGCGATCCTGGACGGCCATATCGTGCTGTCGCGCAGCCTGGCCGAGTCGGGGCACTACCCCGCCATCGATGTCGAGGCCTCCATCAGCCGCGCCATGACCGCGCTGATCCCGCATGAGCAGTTCGCCTCGGTGCGCCGCTTCAAGCAGTTGATGTCGCGCTATCAGCGCAACCGCGACCTGATCAGCGTGGGCGCCTACGTGCCGGGCAACGATCCCGAGCTGGACCTTGCAATCCGGCTGCATCCGCGCATGGAAGCCTTCCTGCAACAGGATATCCACCAGCGCGCCGGCTACGACGACGCCATCGCCCAGCTGCACAGCCTCTTCGACAGGAGTGATCATGGCCAAGCCTTCACCGCTTAATACCCTGGCGGACCTTGCCCAGAACGATACCGACGCCGCCGCGCGCGAACTCGGCCGGCTGCAGGGCTCGCGCACGCAGGCGGAGCAGCAGCTGAACCAGCTGACGCAATACCGCCACGAGTACCGCGCGCGCATGCAGGCCGTGGCCGCGGAGGGCATGACCTCGAGCCGCTGGCAGGACTTTTCGCGCTTCCTCGACTCGCTCGACCAGGCCATCCGCCAGCAGACCGCGGCGCTGGCCAAGGCCGAAGCCGACCTCCTGGCCGGGCGCACCCGCTGGCAGCACCAGAAGCGCCGGCTGAATTCCTTCGACACGCTGATCGCGCGGGCCGAGGCCAGGGAAGAACAGGTCGCCGCGCGCCGCGAGCAGCGCGCCAATGACGAATACGCGGCCCGGCTGGCACGCGCCGCCGCCACCCGGCTTGGCTAAGCCGCGACCGCTACCGGAATTCCGCAGCAGAACGACATGATCGATATCAGCCAGATTGTCAGCAACACCGCCAATGCCGCCAAGGCGGCTGCCAGTGCAACCGAAAGCACCAGGCGCGCCAGCAGCGACACCAGCGGCTTCGGCGACGCACTGGCGCGTGCCCGCGAAAGCAGCCCGCAGCAAGCCCCGGCAACAAAGGCCCGGGACGCAGACGCCGGGCAGGAAAGGTCCGCGAGCCAAAAACAGCCAGCGCCGGAGCCGGCACGCGCCGACACCGGCAAGCCGCCGGCGGCGCCGGCGGACAAGCCGGCGGCCGCCGACAAGGCCAAGGAAGACGATGACAGCAACGTGGCCGCCGATGCCGCGGCCGCAGCCGCCGCCGCGGCGCTGGCATTGCTGCTGCCGGCAACGGCCCCGGCCACGGCAGCGTCCGCAGCGGCCGGCGCTGCCGGCGCAGCGGTCGGCTCGACCGCCGACGCAGGCAGCAACACTGCCCTGCAAGCCGCGCTGGCCGGCGCCGCGCAGCCGGCGGCTGCCGGCGCATCCGACGTTGCCAGCGCCCAGGCGCAGACGCTGCGGGGCAACGCCGTATTGCCCGACACGCTGCAGGTCGTGACCGCCGAGGCCGCGCCGGCCCAGCCTTCAGTCGCCGACACGCTCGCCACCATCGCCTCGCAACGCGCCGCGATGCAGGGCAGCACGCCGGCCGCCACGGACGCCAGGTCGGGCTCTGCCCTCACGCAATCCGTGCCAGCCGCCAGCATTCCGGCGCAGCAGGACAACGCCGGCCAGCAGCCCGACAGCGGCATCGGCCAGCACCGCGCCGATCCGCTTGCCGCTGCCAATGGCGCCGGCGAAGCGCGTCCGGCCGCCAGCTCGTTCGCCGCCGCGCAAGCCGCGGCGCGCGCCACCGAGGCCGCCACGGTGTCGACCAGCGCCGACAACGCGCCCGCCCTGGCCGCCGCGCTCGCCGGCCAGCACACGGCCCAGGCCCCGGCGGCTGCCGCGGCCGCAACCGCTCGCCCGATGGTCGCCCCGGCGCTGTACGACAGCCAGTGGCCGCAGGCCCTGGGCCAGCAGATGCTCCGCCTCAGCACCCAGGGCACGCAGAGCGCAGAGCTGCAACTGAACCCGCCCGACCTTGGCCCGCTGAAGGTCGTGCTCAACGTGGTCAACGACCAGGCCCAGGCGCAGTTCGTCTCGCCGCACCAGGCGGTACGGGCCGCAGTGGAAGCGGCGCTGCCGCACCTGCGCACCGCGCTGTCCGAAAACGGCATCCAGCTGGGACAGACGTCGGTCGGCGCCGACGGCTTTGCCAACCAGGCCGGCAACGGGCAGCAACAGCAGCAGGCGCCGGGCAACGGGCGCGGGCAGCCGGCCTTCGGCACGAGCACGCTGGCTGGCGCCGAGCCCGCCGCATCAGCGGAACCGGTGGCCCGGTCTGCACGGGTGCCGGCGCGCGGCGAGATTGATACGTTCGCCTGATTTTTTTGGGGACGTGTCGGGCATTCAGGCACCACCGGAACACAAAGGCCGCCGTTTCAGGCGGCCGCCATCGGCCACTATTGCTGCGTGAGCATCAGGTTCAGGTTTTGAACCGCGGCGCCGGATGCGCCTTTGCCAAGATTGTCGAAAACCGCGGACAGCAGGACGTGCCCGTGCTCCATGTTAGGAAATACGCTTAAGTGCATGTCATTCGTACCGTTCAGTACCTGCGGATCCAGGTGTTCTAAAACGCGCGATTCGTGCAACGGCAGGACATGTACATGGGCCGCCCCCGCATAGTGGCGGGCGAGGCAAGCGTGGAGCGTGGCGCCATCCACGTCGGGGGCCAGCAGCCTCAACGCGAGGGGCACCGTCAGCACGATGCCCTGGCGGAACGCCCCATACGCGGGAACGAAGATCGGACGCTGCGCGAGCCCGGCATGCTGCTGGATCTCCGGGGGGTGCTTGTGCGCGAGTTCCAGGCCATACACCTGGAATGCCGGCGCGCTGACGGCATCCGGCCCCTCATACTCCTCCACGCCGGCACGCCCGCGTCCGGAGTAGCCGGACACCGCATGAATGCTGACCGGGTAGCTGGCTGGCACAAGCCCGGCCTGCACCAGGGGACGCAGCAGGCCAATCGCACCGGTCGGATAGCAGCCGGGATTGGTGACCCGTCGCGCGTTCGCAATGCGCGCGGCCTGTCCCGGTGTCATTTCCGGAAAACCATATGCCCAGTCCGGATGCGTGCGGTGGGCTGAACTTGCGTCGATCACCCTGACGGCGGGATTGACGATGGCGTTCACCGCCTCGCGCGCGGCGGCATCGGGCAAACAGAGGATGGCGATGTCGCAGGCATTGATGGCTTCCGCACGACGCCGTGGGTCCTTGCGTTCCGACGCGTCAAGCGTGAACAGGCTGAGGTCGGTCCGGCCGCGCAGCCGTTCGTGGATTTGCAACCCGGTGGTGCCTTGGTCGCCGTCGATAAAAACCAGGGGGGAGCTCATGCGAGGAATACTCCGGTGACTGAAGGGGGTAACACGTCGAAGGAGCACCCATCTTCCATGGAGCACTAGAATAGCGAAAGTTGAATTTCACAACCTTGACATTCAGTTTTCCTGAATATGGAGCCGACATGCGAGAGATCAGCCTGGACCGCCTGCGCACGCTGGTCGCCATTGCCGACCATGGCTCATTCGCCGAGGCGGCGCGTGCCTTGCACCTTGCGCCGCCCACGGTCAGCCTCCACATCGCTGACCTGGAACAACGCATCGGAGCACCGCTCCTGTCGCGAAAACGCGGACAGGTAAGGCCGTCGGCGATCGGAGAGGTGCTGGTGGAGCGCGGGCGTCGGCTGCTGGCCGATGCGGAGCAGGCGCTGGACGATATTCAACGACAGGTGGAGGGGCTCGAAGGGCGCGTCCGGCTCGGTGCGTCGACTGGCGCGATCGCGCACCTGCTGCCACAGGCGCTCGAGGTGCTGCGCCAGCAGCATCCCGCCATCGACATCCAGATTGCGGTCCTCACTTCGCAGGAAACACTGTCCCGGCTGGCGGACGGCACGCTGGATATCGGGCTGGTTGCACTGCCTCAGCCGCCGGTGGCCGGACTGGTGATAAAGCCCTGGCGCCGCGACCCCGTGATGGCCTTCGTGCCGGCGCATTGGCAGTGCCCGGCCCGCGTCACGCCGGACTGGCTCGCCGCCCAGCCTCTGATTCTTAATGATGCGACCACGCGCCTCTCGCGTCAGACTGCGGAGTGGTTCGCGGCCGCGGGACACCATCCCGCACCACGCATTCAGCTCAACTACAACGACGCGATCAAGAGCCTGGTCGCGGCGGGTTACGGCGCGGCGCTGTTGCCCCACGAGGCCACCACGCCATTGCCGGACAAGCGCATCGTCATGCGTCCGCTGCGCCCGGCGTTATGGCGTCGGCTCGGCATCGCGCATCGTGCGGGGTACGTTGAACGCTCCACCCAACACGTACTGGATGCGCTGTGGGATCTGCGATTGGTGTAGTAGCTGCCAGTCGCAGCTTCGGTTCGCTACCCGTGTTTTAGCCACCCGCCCGCGTACTGGTGTGCTGGCGCCAGAGGTTAGCGGATACCGGAATTCCGGTGTCGGCTTGTCCCGACGTTCGGCGATCCGTACAGGCGGCGCTGTCCCCAGCGCCGCCTGTGGTAGCTGCCGGCGACGTGGCCGGCCCCGCTTATCAGGCGCTGAATGTGCGGGATTCCGCCACGCCAAAGGCAATGTCTCTCAGATCATCATCGGTGATCTCGGGCTTGGTATCCGCCAGTCGCTTGAAGCGCGCGAAGGCGGCGGATAGCATTTCGTCGTCGCGAAAATGCATGCCCAGCTCCTGAACCCTGTGCCTGAAAGCATTCCGACCAGAAAGCTTGCCAAGCACGAGCGCGCCTTTGTCCCATCCGACGTCTTCCGGTCGCATGATTTCATAGGTCTCGCGCGCTTTCAGGATGCCATCTTGATGAATACCGGAAGCATGGGCGAAGGCATTTGCACCAACCACCGCCTTGTTGGGTGGAACGCTGAATCCCGTGGCCTCAGAGACAGCCCTGGACGCAGCGAGCAAATGGGCGGTGTTCACTCCAACATCTAGTCCGAACAGGTCGCGCCTGGTCTTTACTGCCATGACGACCTCTTCCAGAGACGCATTGCCTGCGCGCTCGCCAAGCCCGTTGATGGTGCATTCGATCTGACGCGCGCCACCATGTCTGACGGCCTCTAGCGAGTTGGCAACGGCCAGGCCGAGATCATTGTGGCAATGGACTGACCATACGGCCTTGTCGGAGTTGGGAATACGCTCGCGAAGCTTCCTGAGTCCTTCGGCGAATTCGGCGGGCATGGCATAGCCAACGGTGTCGGGAAAGTTGATCGTGGTCGCCCCTTCGTCGATGACACCCTCGATCACGCGACAGAGGAAATCCGGGTCCGATCGACTCCCATCCTCAGTGCTGAATTCCACGTCGTCCGTGAATTTTCGCGCGAAGCGGACAGCAGTGCGGGCCCGCAGAGATACCTCCTCCGGGGTCATGCGCAGCTTCTTCTCCATGTGCAACGCTGACGTTGCAATAAAGGTGTGGATGCGGGATCTTCTCGCGCCGCTCAGCGCATTGGCGGCTCTCTCGATATCCCGCTCGTTGGCACGGGCAAGCGAGCAGATCACGCTGCCTTTTACTTGCCGGGAAATCTCCTTGATGGCGTCGTGGTCGCCATCCGAGCTGGCTGCAAAGCCGGCTTCGATGACATCGACGTTCAGGGCGTCCAGCTGTTCCGCGATCGCGATTTTCTGCCTGATGGCCATCGCCGCGCCGGGCGACTGTTCGCCATCGCGCAGGGTGGTGTCAAAGATGACGAGCTTGTCGCCGGCGCTGGCCGAACTGTGGGGCTTCGGGTGTCCGTTCATATACCTTCTCCGGGTCGGGGTGACAGCTCAGTGCAACCCGATGCCGTGCGACAACACCTCGTGCGCCCACTTCACCGCCTCGCGTGCCGGCGCCTCGCCTGCCGACTCTACGCGTTGCGCGAGCCTGAGCACCCGATCGCGGATACCGGCCACTTCATCGCGAAGGGCTGAATCGTCGACGCCGCCGAGGTATTCCCGGGCGCAACTTACGATGCCACCGGCATTGATGAGGAAATCCGGCGCATAGAAGATGCCGCGCTGATGCAAGGTGTCGCCTTCGGCCAGTGAAGCGAGTTGGTTGTTTGCGCCGCCGGCGATGATCTGGAAGCGGCAGCTTTCGGCCACGGCCGGGGTGATGACGGCACCCAGCGCACAAGGTGCAAATACGTCGACATCCGCGCCCGTAATGGCTTCCGGCGATACGACGTGTGCGCCAAATTGCTGTTGCGCCTGCGATGCGCGCCCGGCATCGATATCCGCCACGGTCAGGTTCGCACCCGCCTCATGGAGGCGGCGGCAGAGTTCCCAGCCTACCGACCCCAGTCCCTGGACGGCCACTGACAGCCCCGCGAGCGACTTGCGGTCCAGGCGGTACTGCGCCGCCGCCTGAATACCGACGAACACGCCATAAGCTGTCCACGGCGAGGGGTTGCCACCGAATCCGCCGTCGCGCGGCATGCCGCTAACGTAGCCGGTCTCGGCCTGGACAGCGCGCATGTCGTCCACCGTCGTGCCCACGTCTTCAGCCGTGATATAGCTGCCTCGCAGCGACTCCACCATGCGGCCGAATGCGCGGAAGAGCTGTTGGCGGTCCGTCTGCGCCGGCGAGCGCAGGATCACAGCCTTGCCGCCGCCGAAAGGCAGCCCGGCGAGGGCGTTCTTGTAAGCCATGCCCTGCGACAGGCGCAGGGCGTCGGACAGCGCCTCGGTCTCGGCGGAATAGGTCCAGTACCGGCAGCCGCCGAAGGCGGGGCCCAGTCTGGTGTTGTAGATGGCGATGATGGCCTGCAGGCCGGATTGCGGATCAGTGGCGAGCGTCACGCGCTCGTGGGACAGGCCTTCGCCGGTGCCGAACAGGCGGACAGCGGCCGCGTGGGTACGGTCGTTCAACTTCTTCTCCATGACGTGGGGAATGCAAAGCTGTAGCTCTGCCTTCCTTGGCACACCGCCTGGGTTGCAGTGCGGTGCGGCTTTGATGGGCGCGGAGCCCCCATCGGGTTCGGCGGCGGGCGATTGTGTCGCGCCAGCGCCGGGTTGGCATCTTACTCAGATCCGGGCGTGGAAGCGGTTGGGGTTTTCGCTTACCCCAAGGTTGGCCTCTACATCCATTCACACGCTTTTCAGTGGCAAACGGTGGCGTCCATGCAGGCTTCTACGGCCGGCCCCGCGTGCTACCTGGTGCCACCGTGCAGCACCGCATTGCGGCGCGCGTACAGAAAGTAGACCGACAGCCCGATCCCGAGCCACGTGAGGAAGGCGACCCAGGTCAGCGCTTGAAGGTGCGCCATCAGGAACAGGCAGAAGCCAACCGATAGCAGCGGAACCACCGGCACGCCGGGGCAGCGAAAGGCCCTCTTCAGTTCGGGACGGGTCCGGCGCAGTACCAGCACCGCGATTGAAATGAGCGTGAAGGCGGCGAGCGTGCCGATATTGATCAACTCGGCCAGCACATTGAGCGGCACGAAGGCGGCGATCATCGCGAACACAATGCCGACGGTCCACGTGGCAAAGAACGGCGTGGCGTGCAACGGGTGCACCGACGACAGCCTGGCGGGCAGCAGGCCATCGCGAGACATGGCAAAAATCACGCGAGTCTGGCCAAAGGTCATCACCAGGATCACTGTGGTCATGCCCAGAATAGCGCCCAGGTCGACAAAGCCGGCCACCCAGTTCTGTCCCGCGTACTGCAGCACCAGCGACACGGGATGGTCGACGCCGGCGAACTTGGTGAAGGGGACGACGCCAGTCATGATGGCCGCGACTATCACGTATAGCACTGTGCAGACCGTCAGCGAGCCGATGATACCCACCGGCAGGTCGCGGTGCGGATTTCGCACTTCCTCGGCGGCGGAGGTCACCGCATCGAAACCGATGAAGGCGAAGAAAACCAGCGCCGCCGCATTGAAGATGCCAGATACCCCGAACGGCGCGAATGGCTGCCAGTTGGCCGGCTTGACGTGCCAGACGCCGACCGCGATGAACAGCACCACCACCGCAATCTTGATCGCCACCATCACGTTATTGAGTCGGGCCGACTCCCGCACGCCGCAGGACACCACCCAAGTGGTGACTAACATGATCAGGAAAGCCGGCAGGTTGAACAAGGTGGTCACGCCTGGCACCGCCCCCGGAGCTGCCGTCAGCGCCGTCGGTAAATGCAGGCCGAAACCTGCCACCAGCGACTGGAAGTATCCCGACCATCCTACCGAAACCGCCGAGGTAGCCAGACCGTATTCGAGCAGAAGGTCCCAGCCGATCATCCAGGCGATGATCTCGCCCAGAGTCGCGTAGCTATACGTATAGATCGATCCCGACACCGGGATGGCGGAGGCGAACTCGGCATAGCACAGCGCGGCGAAGCCGCAGGCCATGGCCGCAATGACGAAAGACACGGTCAGCGCCGGGCCCGCGGTCAAAGCGCCGGTGCCGGTCAGCACGAAGATGCCGGTGCCGATGATGGCGCCGATGCCCATCAGCACGAGGTCCATCGGACCCAGCACCTTCTTCAGGCCGCCGACGTTGCGGTCCACCAGCATGGCGTCAATGTCTTTGGTTCGGAACAAGCTCATATAGGGGTCTCCTTCATGTGCTGCCGAGCGTTCGCACGGGCCCGCGCCGGGTGGCGACGAGTCATGCGGGCGCGCGGCTTGCGGGGAGCGTGCTGCCGGGGTCGACAGCACGGCTTGCCGGCACGCAGGTCGCGCACCGGCCCCGGTATTTGTTGGAATTATCCGGACCGATCAGGCCGCGGGGACACGGAGATAAAGCCGGAACCAGCGCATGGTGCCGCTCATGTAGACGCGGGCTTTTTCGAGAGTGTCTTAGTCGTCCAGGCTGGTCGCGGCCAGGGCTTCGCGCAAGTTGGCGATAGTGAGGTAATCACGATGTCTGTCTCCGCATGCTTCTTTTGTCTGGGGAGTGTAGGAAGCGTCCGCGCCATCGTAAAATCAAAAATTCCAACACCTGATATGCTCGGAACGAATAGCGAAAGGATAGTCGCGGCCAAGCCTCCGCGAGGCGCCGGGCGCGATCTTGTTTTCCACCACAATCGCCTGGCCCAATTCACGGCTGGCCGCCTCAGCCAGTGCGCGCGTCACCTGGTCGGTGACGCCACCAGCGCCATAAGGGACGATGAGCCGGATCGGGCGGGTCGGGAAATCGTCGGCAGCCAGTGCCTGCGTGCCGAGAGGTGCCGTCAGCGCGAGGCCGGTGGCAGCCAGTGCGATGCGCAAAATGCGACGTCGTTGCATCAGGGTTGTCTCCTTCCATGTCCGCCGGATCTGTCATGTCCGGTCTGCGAGGTTGTCCGCATTGGGGGCTGACGCGTCCTTCAGTGCTAAGTTATTGATTTTTCCGCACGCGCGGTCCGACGCGTCTATCCTCAGGCCATGACCTTCGACCTCTTCGACAACCTCGACGACACCGCCCCTGCCGATTCTGCGCCCGAGCCCCTGGCGGACGGCGCAGTGGTGCTGCGCGGCCTGGCGCGCGCGGATGCAGAGGCCCTGCTCGCCGACGTGCAGGCGGTGATTGCCGCGGCCCCGCTGCGCCACATGGTGACGCCTGGCGGCCTGACGATGTCGGTGGCGATGACGAACTGCGGGGATGCGGGCTGGGTCTCGGATGCCCGCGGCTACCGCTACGACCGCACGGACCCGCTGAGCGGCCAGCCCTGGCCGGCGATGCCGCCGCGATTGCGCGCGCTGGCGGCCGAAGCGGCGGCGCAAGCCGGCTTTGCCGGCTTCGCGCCCGATGCCTGCCTGGTCAACCGCTATGTGCCGGGCACGCGCCTGTCGCTGCACCAGGACCGCGATGAACGCGACTTCGGCGCGCCGATCGTATCGGTCTCGCTGGGCTTGCCAGCGGTATTCCTGTTCGGCGGCATGCGCCGCGCGGACCGGCCGCAGCGCGTGCGGCTGGCGCATGGCGACGTGGTGGTGTGGGGCGGCCCGTCGCGGCTGGCCTTCCACGGCGTGGCGCCGCTGGCCGATGGGGATCATCCGCTGCTGGGACGCGCGCGCGTCAACCTGACGTTGCGCAAGGCGCTGTGACGCGAGCCTGGCGCGGCTTGGTTTTGCACTTTGGGCAGGGTTTTCTACAGTCAAGGGACTGCCGAAAACGCCAACGCGCAAAGGATCCCACCATGCATCTCGAAGGCTCCTGCCATTGTGGCGCCGTCCATTTCTCGCTGGAATCGGACTCGCCGTGCCCGTACATGCACTGCCATTGCTCGATCTGCCGCAAGACCGCCGGCGGCGGCGGCTATGCGATCAATATCGGCGGCGATGCCGCCACGCTGCACGTGCGCGGGCGCAAACACCTGGGCATCTACCACGCGGTGCTGCGCGAGCCGGGCAAGCGCGCGCGGCGCTCGCCGGCACAGCGGCATTTCTGCGTGAAGTGCGGCAGCGCGCTGTGGCTGTGGGATCCGCGCTGGCCGGAGCTGGTGTATCCGCATGCCTCGGCCATCGACACGCCGCTGCCGCGCCCGCCCGAGGTGGTGGAAGCCTCGCTGGAATCCGCCGCGCCATGGGTCGATGTGCCCAAGGGCAAGGGCCACGTGCGCTGCGACACGTGGCCGGAGGAATCGCTGGCCGACTGGCACAAGCGCCACGGCTTGTCCTCCTGACGGCACCCATCCCCCACTGCCTGGCGCGGCCTCGCTGCCGGCCAGTGGCTCAGGCCGGCAGGAAACCCTCCACCGTCAGGTAGCGTTCGCCGGTGTCGTAGTTGAAGCCGAGCACGCGCGCATTGGCGGGCAGCTCCGGCAGCTTCTGCGCGATCGCGGCCAGCGTCGCGCCGGACGAGATGCCGACCAGGATGCCTTCTTCGCGCGCGCAGCGGCGGGCCATCTCGCGCGCGGGTTCGGCATCGACCTGGATCACGCCGTCGAGCAGCGCGGTGTCGAGGTTCTTCGGGATAAAGCCCGCGCCGATGCCCTGGATCGGATGCGGTGCCGGCGCGCCGCCGGAGATCACCGGCGAGGCCACCGGCTCGACGCCGAAGACCTTGAGCTGCGGCCACTTGTCCTTCAGCACCCGGGCGCAGCCGGTCAGGTGGCCGCCGGTGCCGACGCCGGTGATGAGCACGTCAAGCCCTTCGGGGAAGTCGTTCAGGATTTCCTGCGCGGTGGTGCGCACGTGCACGTCGATGTTGGCGGGGTTCTCGAACTGTTGCGGCATCCAGGCGCCGGGCGTGGCGGCAACCAGTTCCTCGGCACG
This genomic window from Cupriavidus oxalaticus contains:
- the cysK gene encoding cysteine synthase A yields the protein MKVQNILQTIGNTPHIRINRLFGSGHEVWIKSERSNPGASIKDRIALSMVEDAERRGVLKPGGTIIEPTSGNTGIGLAMVAAVKGYKLVLVMPDSMSIERRRLMLAYGASFDLTPREKGMKGAIARAEELVAATPGAWMPQQFENPANIDVHVRTTAQEILNDFPEGLDVLITGVGTGGHLTGCARVLKDKWPQLKVFGVEPVASPVISGGAPAPHPIQGIGAGFIPKNLDTALLDGVIQVDAEPAREMARRCAREEGILVGISSGATLAAIAQKLPELPANARVLGFNYDTGERYLTVEGFLPA